In Arachis hypogaea cultivar Tifrunner chromosome 2, arahy.Tifrunner.gnm2.J5K5, whole genome shotgun sequence, a genomic segment contains:
- the LOC112727564 gene encoding protein MAIN-LIKE 1-like, whose amino-acid sequence MVFLNGLLLMVVVNGFVLMPRRCISSVRRQQGMRLDERYVPYLQMARLYHLARLNDRWFRLDEPLVSAFVERWRPETHTFHMPFGECTITLQDVAYQLGLPVDGDYVSGCLTDFHLYIEGGRPAWQWFHELLGVLPPENQVQKFAVNYTWFQETFAECPDGADEETVRRFARAYIMMLLGTQLFADKSGNRIHIRWLPYVARLEEMGRYSWASAALAWLYRCS is encoded by the exons atggtttttcttAACGGTTTATTGTTGATGGTTGTTGTTAATGGTTTTGTGTTAATG CCTCGTCGTTGCATATCCAGTGTTAGGCGGCAACAGGGGATGCGTCTTGATGAGAGGTATGtcccgtacttgcagatggcgaGACTTtaccatcttgcgagactgaaCGACAGATGGTTTCGACTAGACGAGCCCCTAGTCAGCGCATTCGTCGAGAGGTGGCGGCctgagacgcacaccttccacatgccgttcggagagtgcactatCACGCTTCAGGACGTCGCATACCAGCTGGGGTTGCCAGTCGACGGAGATTATGTTAGTGGTTGCCTTACGGACTTCCACCTTTACATTGAGGGTGGGAGACCTGCTTGGCAGTGGTTCCATGAGTTGCTCGGTGTTTTACCGCCGGAGAACCAGGTGCAGAAATTCGCAGTCAACTACACCTGGTTTCAGGAGACATTCGCGGAGTGTCCAGATGGGGCAGATGAGGAGACAGTTAGGCGATTTGCCCGGGCCTACATCATGATGTTATTGGGTACGcagctgtttgccgacaagtccggcaaTCGTATACACATCAGATGGCTACCATATGTTGCTCGGCTTGAGGAGATGGGTCGCTATAGTTGGGCGTCGGCGGCACTAGCATGGCTGTACAGGTGCAGTTGA